The following are encoded together in the Pungitius pungitius chromosome 7, fPunPun2.1, whole genome shotgun sequence genome:
- the lhx9 gene encoding LIM/homeobox protein Lhx9 isoform X3, whose amino-acid sequence MEVVGCKKEAGSCTLRPGPGAMLFHGISGDHIQGIMEEMERRSKTESRLAKGMQLNGRESTMPSMSPEKPALCAGCGGKISDRYYLLAVDKQWHLRCLKCCECKLALESELTCFAKDGSIYCKEDYYRRFSVQRCARCHLGISASEMVMRARDSVYHLSCFTCTTCNKTLSTGDHFGMKDSLVYCRLHFETLVQGPDYHQQLNFAELAAKGGGLTMPYFNGTGTAQKGRPRKRKSPAMGIDIPSYNTGCNENDTDHMDRDQQAYAPTQKTKRMRTSFKHHQLRTMKSYFAINHNPDAKDLKQLAQKTGLTKRVLQVWFQNARAKFRRNVLRQENGGVDKADGTSLPAPSSDSGALTPPSSTATLTDLTNPSITVVTSVTSSLDSHDSGSPSQTTLTNLF is encoded by the exons ATGGAAGTTGTGGGCTGCAAGAAAGAGGCAGGCAGTTGCACGTTGCGTCCAGGACCGGGAGCCATGCTTTTCCACGGGATCTCCGGGGATCACATCCAAGGGatcatggaggagatggagagaaggtCGAAAACGGAGTCGCGCCTGGCGAAGGGCATGCAGCTCAACGGGAGAGAGTCG ACCATGCCTTCAATGAGCCCGGAGAAGCCCGCTCTGTGTGCCGGCTGTGGCGGTAAGATCTCGGACAGATACTACCTCCTGGCCGTGGACAAACAGTGGCACCTGCGGTGCCTCAAATGCTGTGAATGTAAACTAGCGCTGGAGTCGGAGCTAACGTGTTTTGCCAAGGATGGGAGTATCTACTGCAAGGAGGATTACTACAG AAGGTTCTCCGTGCAGAGGTGCGCGCGCTGCCACCTCGGGATATCGGCCTCGGAGATGGTGATGCGGGCGCGCGATTCCGTTTACCACCTAAGCTGCTTCACCTGCACCACTTGCAACAAGACGCTGAGTACAGGCGACCACTTCGGCATGAAGGACAGCCTGGTGTACTGCCGGCTGCACTTCGAGACGCTGGTGCAGGGGCCGGACTACCACCAGCAGCTCAACTTCGCCGAGCTGGCGGCCAAGGGCGGCGGCCTCACCATGCCCTACTTCAACGGCACCGGGACGGCGCAGAAGGGAAGGCCGCGCAAGAGGAAGAGCCCGGCCATGGGGATAGACATACCCAGCTACAACACAG GCTGCAACGAGAATGACACCGATCACATGGACCGGGATCAGCAGGCCTACGCTCCAACGCAGAAGACCAAGCGCATGCGGACCTCCTTCAAGCACCATCAGCTGCGGACAATGAAATCCTACTTTGCCATCAACCACAACCCAGATGCCAAAGACTTAAAGCAGCTGGCCCAGAAAACAGGCCTCACTAAGAGAGTTCTACAG GTTTGGTTCCAAAACGCAAGAGCCAAATTCAGAAGGAACGTTTTGCGACAGGAGAATGGAGGTGTTGATAAGGCTGATGGCACCTCACTCCCTGCACCCTCATCTGACAGTGGggccctgacccccccctccagcacgGCCACACTAACAGACCTGACAAACCCCTCTATCACTGTAGTGACCTCCGTCACCTCTAGTTTGGACAGCCATGATTCGGGGAGCCCTTCACAAACTACCTTGACAAACCTTTTCTAA
- the lhx9 gene encoding LIM/homeobox protein Lhx9 isoform X1, producing MEVVGCKKEAGSCTLRPGPGAMLFHGISGDHIQGIMEEMERRSKTESRLAKGMQLNGRESTMPSMSPEKPALCAGCGGKISDRYYLLAVDKQWHLRCLKCCECKLALESELTCFAKDGSIYCKEDYYRFSVQRCARCHLGISASEMVMRARDSVYHLSCFTCTTCNKTLSTGDHFGMKDSLVYCRLHFETLVQGPDYHQQLNFAELAAKGGGLTMPYFNGTGTAQKGRPRKRKSPAMGIDIPSYNTGCNENDTDHMDRDQQAYAPTQKTKRMRTSFKHHQLRTMKSYFAINHNPDAKDLKQLAQKTGLTKRVLQVWFQNARAKFRRNVLRQENGGVDKADGTSLPAPSSDSGALTPPSSTATLTDLTNPSITVVTSVTSSLDSHDSGSPSQTTLTNLF from the exons ATGGAAGTTGTGGGCTGCAAGAAAGAGGCAGGCAGTTGCACGTTGCGTCCAGGACCGGGAGCCATGCTTTTCCACGGGATCTCCGGGGATCACATCCAAGGGatcatggaggagatggagagaaggtCGAAAACGGAGTCGCGCCTGGCGAAGGGCATGCAGCTCAACGGGAGAGAGTCG ACCATGCCTTCAATGAGCCCGGAGAAGCCCGCTCTGTGTGCCGGCTGTGGCGGTAAGATCTCGGACAGATACTACCTCCTGGCCGTGGACAAACAGTGGCACCTGCGGTGCCTCAAATGCTGTGAATGTAAACTAGCGCTGGAGTCGGAGCTAACGTGTTTTGCCAAGGATGGGAGTATCTACTGCAAGGAGGATTACTACAG GTTCTCCGTGCAGAGGTGCGCGCGCTGCCACCTCGGGATATCGGCCTCGGAGATGGTGATGCGGGCGCGCGATTCCGTTTACCACCTAAGCTGCTTCACCTGCACCACTTGCAACAAGACGCTGAGTACAGGCGACCACTTCGGCATGAAGGACAGCCTGGTGTACTGCCGGCTGCACTTCGAGACGCTGGTGCAGGGGCCGGACTACCACCAGCAGCTCAACTTCGCCGAGCTGGCGGCCAAGGGCGGCGGCCTCACCATGCCCTACTTCAACGGCACCGGGACGGCGCAGAAGGGAAGGCCGCGCAAGAGGAAGAGCCCGGCCATGGGGATAGACATACCCAGCTACAACACAG GCTGCAACGAGAATGACACCGATCACATGGACCGGGATCAGCAGGCCTACGCTCCAACGCAGAAGACCAAGCGCATGCGGACCTCCTTCAAGCACCATCAGCTGCGGACAATGAAATCCTACTTTGCCATCAACCACAACCCAGATGCCAAAGACTTAAAGCAGCTGGCCCAGAAAACAGGCCTCACTAAGAGAGTTCTACAG GTTTGGTTCCAAAACGCAAGAGCCAAATTCAGAAGGAACGTTTTGCGACAGGAGAATGGAGGTGTTGATAAGGCTGATGGCACCTCACTCCCTGCACCCTCATCTGACAGTGGggccctgacccccccctccagcacgGCCACACTAACAGACCTGACAAACCCCTCTATCACTGTAGTGACCTCCGTCACCTCTAGTTTGGACAGCCATGATTCGGGGAGCCCTTCACAAACTACCTTGACAAACCTTTTCTAA
- the lhx9 gene encoding LIM/homeobox protein Lhx9 isoform X2 — translation MEVVGCKKEAGSCTLRPGPGAMLFHGISGDHIQGIMEEMERRSKTESRLAKGMQLNGRESTMPSMSPEKPALCAGCGGKISDRYYLLAVDKQWHLRCLKCCECKLALESELTCFAKDGSIYCKEDYYRRFSVQRCARCHLGISASEMVMRARDSVYHLSCFTCTTCNKTLSTGDHFGMKDSLVYCRLHFETLVQGPDYHQQLNFAELAAKGGGLTMPYFNGTGTAQKGRPRKRKSPAMGIDIPSYNTGCNENDTDHMDRDQQAYAPTQKTKRMRTSFKHHQLRTMKSYFAINHNPDAKDLKQLAQKTGLTKRVLQGEQILGHYSHTSRRLKIP, via the exons ATGGAAGTTGTGGGCTGCAAGAAAGAGGCAGGCAGTTGCACGTTGCGTCCAGGACCGGGAGCCATGCTTTTCCACGGGATCTCCGGGGATCACATCCAAGGGatcatggaggagatggagagaaggtCGAAAACGGAGTCGCGCCTGGCGAAGGGCATGCAGCTCAACGGGAGAGAGTCG ACCATGCCTTCAATGAGCCCGGAGAAGCCCGCTCTGTGTGCCGGCTGTGGCGGTAAGATCTCGGACAGATACTACCTCCTGGCCGTGGACAAACAGTGGCACCTGCGGTGCCTCAAATGCTGTGAATGTAAACTAGCGCTGGAGTCGGAGCTAACGTGTTTTGCCAAGGATGGGAGTATCTACTGCAAGGAGGATTACTACAG AAGGTTCTCCGTGCAGAGGTGCGCGCGCTGCCACCTCGGGATATCGGCCTCGGAGATGGTGATGCGGGCGCGCGATTCCGTTTACCACCTAAGCTGCTTCACCTGCACCACTTGCAACAAGACGCTGAGTACAGGCGACCACTTCGGCATGAAGGACAGCCTGGTGTACTGCCGGCTGCACTTCGAGACGCTGGTGCAGGGGCCGGACTACCACCAGCAGCTCAACTTCGCCGAGCTGGCGGCCAAGGGCGGCGGCCTCACCATGCCCTACTTCAACGGCACCGGGACGGCGCAGAAGGGAAGGCCGCGCAAGAGGAAGAGCCCGGCCATGGGGATAGACATACCCAGCTACAACACAG GCTGCAACGAGAATGACACCGATCACATGGACCGGGATCAGCAGGCCTACGCTCCAACGCAGAAGACCAAGCGCATGCGGACCTCCTTCAAGCACCATCAGCTGCGGACAATGAAATCCTACTTTGCCATCAACCACAACCCAGATGCCAAAGACTTAAAGCAGCTGGCCCAGAAAACAGGCCTCACTAAGAGAGTTCTACAG GGAGAACAAATCTTGGGGCATTACAGCCATACATCCCGACGTTTGAAAATTCCCTAA